The following are encoded in a window of Lates calcarifer isolate ASB-BC8 unplaced genomic scaffold, TLL_Latcal_v3 _unitig_5449_quiver_691, whole genome shotgun sequence genomic DNA:
- the epc2 gene encoding enhancer of polycomb homolog 2 isoform X3 codes for MSKLSFRARALDAAKPLPVYRNKDLPDLTDCVSINRAVPQMPTGMEKEEELEHHLQRAISAQQVFREKKENMVIPVPEAESNTTYYDRLYKGEVKVPKQLIHIQPLGLDLEQPDYDMDSEDETLLNRLNRKMEIRPLQFETMVDRLEKASTHQLVSLSEAKLLLNEDDYLLKSVYDYWVRKRKNCRGPSLIPHIKQEKRDGSTNNDAYVAFRRRTEKMQTRKNRKNDEASYEKMLRLRREFSRTVTILEMIKRREKSKRELLHLTLEVVEKRYQMGDFSGDVLREVSLPLVEKPVYSTSTSLSNGIRHKADVKVKMQKKSELLRDELPLDLLRPKKKNIRRDRLYPPQRRPGRPPGPYTVNQADIKQYDFHSSGEDECPPPPLSPPSSPDEENNPDGVFVFRRKAGCQYLSPRTEQTGGDDRAELLPLCLRHSLTELSRPPHWTGLSRRRMGRGGRIILDRASSGLDPVLKQLDCLAHPVFRTRTGICVHRDHLATLDRKPHLTSGTSLPSLTEVLNSIQNLRRFCFRPRQVQEQREGGRGFTLDHSRLTCRLSPDHSSGSAGGITEEQYHSHQQQLVQMQKQQLEQLQLQNNTTSNRLNALHRAQSLRPGESSSKTLDSASAQFAASAVISAPPPPPPPPPHGHSEIKPFRTSVNGVHPSGPSRPPYSSSVSRMGLSARGSLSSSSSPQSLPNQRSQVGAVSPAHPRRSTLRPPNVCLKARHRRRQPRPRAQSLHRQVNTHLSRDANEPERRLNGLSETTLPMEVT; via the exons aggtgttcagggagaagaaggagaacaTGGTGATCCCCGTCCCTGAGGCGGAGAGTAACACCACCTACTACGACCGCCTGTACAAAGGAGAGGTCAAAGTTCCCAAACAGCTCATACACATACAGC CTCTGGGTCTGGACCTGGAGCAGCCAGACTACGACATGGACTCAGAGGACGAGACGCTGCtcaacagactgaacagaaagatGGAGATCAGACCTCTGCAGTTTGAGACCATGGTGGACCGACTGGAGAAGGCCAGCACGCACCAG CTCGTGTCCCTGTCGGAGGCGAAGCTGCTGCTGAACGAGGATGACTACCTGCTGAAGTCTGTGTACGATTACtgggtgaggaagaggaagaactgTCGGGGTCCGTCTCTGATCCCTCACATCAAACAGGAGAAGAGAGACGGATCCACCAACAACGACGCCTACGTGGCCTTCAGACGCAGGACCGAGAAGATGCAGACCAGGAAG aaCCGTAAGAACGATGAGGCGTCGTACGAGAAGATGCTGAGGCTGAGGAGAGAGTTCAGTCGGACCGTCACCATCCTGGAGATGatcaagaggagagagaagtcCAAGAGAGAGCTGCTGCACCTCACcctggaggtggtggagaagag GTATCAGATGGGAGACTTCAGCGGAGACGTCCTGAGAGAGGTCTCACTCCCTCTGGTGGAGAAACCTGTGTACAGCACCTCCACCTCCCTGAGCAATGGGATCAGACACAAAGCTGACGTCAAGGTCAAG atgCAGAAGAAGTCGGAGTTGCTCAGAGACGAGCTTCCCCTCGACCTGCTCAgaccaaagaagaagaacatcAGACGGGACAGGTTGTATCCTCCTCAGAGACGTCCTGGCCGCCCCCCCGGTCCCTACACCGTCAACCAGGCCGACATCAAACAGTACGACTTCCACAGCTCCGGAGAGGACGAGTGTCCGCCGCCACCACTG TCTCCCCCGTCGTCGCCTGATGAGGAGAACAATCCTGACGGAGTGTTTGTCTTCAGGAGGAAAGCTGGATGTCAAtatctgtct CCTCGTACGGAGCAGACGGGTGGAGACGACCGCGCGGAgcttctccctctgtgtctgcgTCACTCTCTGACTGAACTGTCTCGACCTCCTCACTGGACGGGACTGAGCCGCCGCAGGATGGGACGAGGAGGACG GATCATCCTGGACCGAGCCTCCTCAGGTCTGGATCCGGTCCTGAAGCAGCTGGACTGTTTAGCACACCCAGTCTTCAGGACCAGAACCGGTATCTGTGTCCACCGGGACCACTTGGCGACCCTGGACCGGAAACCCCACCTGACCTCAGGAACCAGCCTTCCCTCCCTGACGGAAGTCCTGAACAGTATCCAGAACCTGAGGAGATTCTGCTTCAGACCCAGACAGGTccaggagcagagggaggggggcagaggGTTCACACTGGACCACAGCAGACTCACCTGTCGCCTGTCACCTGACCACAGCTCTGGATCAG cAGGGGGCATCACAGAGGAGCAGTACCACAGTCACCAACAACAGCTGGTCCAGATGCAGAAGCAAcagctggagcagctgcagctgcagaacaaCACAACTTCAAACAGACTCAACGCGCTGCACAGAGCACAG TCCCTCCGGCCCGGTGAGTCCAGCTCAAAGACTCTGGACTCTGCCAGTGCTCAGTTTGCAGCGTCGGCTGTGATCagcgctcctcctcctcctcctcctcctcctcctcatggtCACAGTGAGATCAAACCCTTCAGGACCAGTGTGAATGGAGTCCATCCTTCAG gtccCTCCAGGCCTCCGTactcctcctctgtcagcagGATGGGGCTTTCAGCTCGGGGGTcgttgtcctcctcctcctcccctcagtCCCTCCCCAACCAGAGGAGCCAGGTGGGGGCCGTCTCCCCCGCCCACCCCCGCCGCTCGACCCTCCGCCCCCCCAACGTCTGCCTTAAAGCTCGCCACCGTCGCCGCCAGCCTCGACCGCGTGCCCAAAGTCTCCACCGCCAGGTAAACACCCACCTGTCCAG AGACGCCAACGAGCCGGAGAGACGTCTGAACGGACTGTCTGAGACCACACTGCCCATGGAGGTCACATAA
- the epc2 gene encoding enhancer of polycomb homolog 2 isoform X1, translating into MSKLSFRARALDAAKPLPVYRNKDLPDLTDCVSINRAVPQMPTGMEKEEELEHHLQRAISAQQVFREKKENMVIPVPEAESNTTYYDRLYKGEVKVPKQLIHIQPLGLDLEQPDYDMDSEDETLLNRLNRKMEIRPLQFETMVDRLEKASTHQLVSLSEAKLLLNEDDYLLKSVYDYWVRKRKNCRGPSLIPHIKQEKRDGSTNNDAYVAFRRRTEKMQTRKNRKNDEASYEKMLRLRREFSRTVTILEMIKRREKSKRELLHLTLEVVEKRYQMGDFSGDVLREVSLPLVEKPVYSTSTSLSNGIRHKADVKVKMQKKSELLRDELPLDLLRPKKKNIRRDRLYPPQRRPGRPPGPYTVNQADIKQYDFHSSGEDECPPPPLSPPSSPDEENNPDGVFVFRRKAGCQYLSPRTEQTGGDDRAELLPLCLRHSLTELSRPPHWTGLSRRRMGRGGRIILDRASSGLDPVLKQLDCLAHPVFRTRTGICVHRDHLATLDRKPHLTSGTSLPSLTEVLNSIQNLRRFCFRPRQVQEQREGGRGFTLDHSRLTCRLSPDHSSGSAGGITEEQYHSHQQQLVQMQKQQLEQLQLQNNTTSNRLNALHRAQSLRPGESSSKTLDSASAQFAASAVISAPPPPPPPPPHGHSEIKPFRTSVNGVHPSGPSRPPYSSSVSRMGLSARGSLSSSSSPQSLPNQRSQVGAVSPAHPRRSTLRPPNVCLKARHRRRQPRPRAQSLHRQVNTHLSRAPPGGPSAPSQWRQSLVLMRLTSNTSCCD; encoded by the exons aggtgttcagggagaagaaggagaacaTGGTGATCCCCGTCCCTGAGGCGGAGAGTAACACCACCTACTACGACCGCCTGTACAAAGGAGAGGTCAAAGTTCCCAAACAGCTCATACACATACAGC CTCTGGGTCTGGACCTGGAGCAGCCAGACTACGACATGGACTCAGAGGACGAGACGCTGCtcaacagactgaacagaaagatGGAGATCAGACCTCTGCAGTTTGAGACCATGGTGGACCGACTGGAGAAGGCCAGCACGCACCAG CTCGTGTCCCTGTCGGAGGCGAAGCTGCTGCTGAACGAGGATGACTACCTGCTGAAGTCTGTGTACGATTACtgggtgaggaagaggaagaactgTCGGGGTCCGTCTCTGATCCCTCACATCAAACAGGAGAAGAGAGACGGATCCACCAACAACGACGCCTACGTGGCCTTCAGACGCAGGACCGAGAAGATGCAGACCAGGAAG aaCCGTAAGAACGATGAGGCGTCGTACGAGAAGATGCTGAGGCTGAGGAGAGAGTTCAGTCGGACCGTCACCATCCTGGAGATGatcaagaggagagagaagtcCAAGAGAGAGCTGCTGCACCTCACcctggaggtggtggagaagag GTATCAGATGGGAGACTTCAGCGGAGACGTCCTGAGAGAGGTCTCACTCCCTCTGGTGGAGAAACCTGTGTACAGCACCTCCACCTCCCTGAGCAATGGGATCAGACACAAAGCTGACGTCAAGGTCAAG atgCAGAAGAAGTCGGAGTTGCTCAGAGACGAGCTTCCCCTCGACCTGCTCAgaccaaagaagaagaacatcAGACGGGACAGGTTGTATCCTCCTCAGAGACGTCCTGGCCGCCCCCCCGGTCCCTACACCGTCAACCAGGCCGACATCAAACAGTACGACTTCCACAGCTCCGGAGAGGACGAGTGTCCGCCGCCACCACTG TCTCCCCCGTCGTCGCCTGATGAGGAGAACAATCCTGACGGAGTGTTTGTCTTCAGGAGGAAAGCTGGATGTCAAtatctgtct CCTCGTACGGAGCAGACGGGTGGAGACGACCGCGCGGAgcttctccctctgtgtctgcgTCACTCTCTGACTGAACTGTCTCGACCTCCTCACTGGACGGGACTGAGCCGCCGCAGGATGGGACGAGGAGGACG GATCATCCTGGACCGAGCCTCCTCAGGTCTGGATCCGGTCCTGAAGCAGCTGGACTGTTTAGCACACCCAGTCTTCAGGACCAGAACCGGTATCTGTGTCCACCGGGACCACTTGGCGACCCTGGACCGGAAACCCCACCTGACCTCAGGAACCAGCCTTCCCTCCCTGACGGAAGTCCTGAACAGTATCCAGAACCTGAGGAGATTCTGCTTCAGACCCAGACAGGTccaggagcagagggaggggggcagaggGTTCACACTGGACCACAGCAGACTCACCTGTCGCCTGTCACCTGACCACAGCTCTGGATCAG cAGGGGGCATCACAGAGGAGCAGTACCACAGTCACCAACAACAGCTGGTCCAGATGCAGAAGCAAcagctggagcagctgcagctgcagaacaaCACAACTTCAAACAGACTCAACGCGCTGCACAGAGCACAG TCCCTCCGGCCCGGTGAGTCCAGCTCAAAGACTCTGGACTCTGCCAGTGCTCAGTTTGCAGCGTCGGCTGTGATCagcgctcctcctcctcctcctcctcctcctcctcatggtCACAGTGAGATCAAACCCTTCAGGACCAGTGTGAATGGAGTCCATCCTTCAG gtccCTCCAGGCCTCCGTactcctcctctgtcagcagGATGGGGCTTTCAGCTCGGGGGTcgttgtcctcctcctcctcccctcagtCCCTCCCCAACCAGAGGAGCCAGGTGGGGGCCGTCTCCCCCGCCCACCCCCGCCGCTCGACCCTCCGCCCCCCCAACGTCTGCCTTAAAGCTCGCCACCGTCGCCGCCAGCCTCGACCGCGTGCCCAAAGTCTCCACCGCCAGGTAAACACCCACCTGTCCAG AGCGCCACCTGGAGGCCCATCGGCTCCGAGCCAGTGGAGACAGAGTTTAGTGTTGATGAGACTGACGTCCAACACTAGTTGTTGTGACTGA
- the epc2 gene encoding enhancer of polycomb homolog 2 isoform X2 translates to MSKLSFRARALDAAKPLPVYRNKDLPDLTDCVSINRAVPQMPTGMEKEEELEHHLQRAISAQQVFREKKENMVIPVPEAESNTTYYDRLYKGEVKVPKQLIHIQPLGLDLEQPDYDMDSEDETLLNRLNRKMEIRPLQFETMVDRLEKASTHQLVSLSEAKLLLNEDDYLLKSVYDYWVRKRKNCRGPSLIPHIKQEKRDGSTNNDAYVAFRRRTEKMQTRKNRKNDEASYEKMLRLRREFSRTVTILEMIKRREKSKRELLHLTLEVVEKRYQMGDFSGDVLREVSLPLVEKPVYSTSTSLSNGIRHKADVKVKMQKKSELLRDELPLDLLRPKKKNIRRDRLYPPQRRPGRPPGPYTVNQADIKQYDFHSSGEDECPPPPLSPPSSPDEENNPDGVFVFRRKAGCQYLSPRTEQTGGDDRAELLPLCLRHSLTELSRPPHWTGLSRRRMGRGGRIILDRASSGLDPVLKQLDCLAHPVFRTRTGICVHRDHLATLDRKPHLTSGTSLPSLTEVLNSIQNLRRFCFRPRQVQEQREGGRGFTLDHSRLTCRLSPDHSSGSGGITEEQYHSHQQQLVQMQKQQLEQLQLQNNTTSNRLNALHRAQSLRPGESSSKTLDSASAQFAASAVISAPPPPPPPPPHGHSEIKPFRTSVNGVHPSGPSRPPYSSSVSRMGLSARGSLSSSSSPQSLPNQRSQVGAVSPAHPRRSTLRPPNVCLKARHRRRQPRPRAQSLHRQVNTHLSRAPPGGPSAPSQWRQSLVLMRLTSNTSCCD, encoded by the exons aggtgttcagggagaagaaggagaacaTGGTGATCCCCGTCCCTGAGGCGGAGAGTAACACCACCTACTACGACCGCCTGTACAAAGGAGAGGTCAAAGTTCCCAAACAGCTCATACACATACAGC CTCTGGGTCTGGACCTGGAGCAGCCAGACTACGACATGGACTCAGAGGACGAGACGCTGCtcaacagactgaacagaaagatGGAGATCAGACCTCTGCAGTTTGAGACCATGGTGGACCGACTGGAGAAGGCCAGCACGCACCAG CTCGTGTCCCTGTCGGAGGCGAAGCTGCTGCTGAACGAGGATGACTACCTGCTGAAGTCTGTGTACGATTACtgggtgaggaagaggaagaactgTCGGGGTCCGTCTCTGATCCCTCACATCAAACAGGAGAAGAGAGACGGATCCACCAACAACGACGCCTACGTGGCCTTCAGACGCAGGACCGAGAAGATGCAGACCAGGAAG aaCCGTAAGAACGATGAGGCGTCGTACGAGAAGATGCTGAGGCTGAGGAGAGAGTTCAGTCGGACCGTCACCATCCTGGAGATGatcaagaggagagagaagtcCAAGAGAGAGCTGCTGCACCTCACcctggaggtggtggagaagag GTATCAGATGGGAGACTTCAGCGGAGACGTCCTGAGAGAGGTCTCACTCCCTCTGGTGGAGAAACCTGTGTACAGCACCTCCACCTCCCTGAGCAATGGGATCAGACACAAAGCTGACGTCAAGGTCAAG atgCAGAAGAAGTCGGAGTTGCTCAGAGACGAGCTTCCCCTCGACCTGCTCAgaccaaagaagaagaacatcAGACGGGACAGGTTGTATCCTCCTCAGAGACGTCCTGGCCGCCCCCCCGGTCCCTACACCGTCAACCAGGCCGACATCAAACAGTACGACTTCCACAGCTCCGGAGAGGACGAGTGTCCGCCGCCACCACTG TCTCCCCCGTCGTCGCCTGATGAGGAGAACAATCCTGACGGAGTGTTTGTCTTCAGGAGGAAAGCTGGATGTCAAtatctgtct CCTCGTACGGAGCAGACGGGTGGAGACGACCGCGCGGAgcttctccctctgtgtctgcgTCACTCTCTGACTGAACTGTCTCGACCTCCTCACTGGACGGGACTGAGCCGCCGCAGGATGGGACGAGGAGGACG GATCATCCTGGACCGAGCCTCCTCAGGTCTGGATCCGGTCCTGAAGCAGCTGGACTGTTTAGCACACCCAGTCTTCAGGACCAGAACCGGTATCTGTGTCCACCGGGACCACTTGGCGACCCTGGACCGGAAACCCCACCTGACCTCAGGAACCAGCCTTCCCTCCCTGACGGAAGTCCTGAACAGTATCCAGAACCTGAGGAGATTCTGCTTCAGACCCAGACAGGTccaggagcagagggaggggggcagaggGTTCACACTGGACCACAGCAGACTCACCTGTCGCCTGTCACCTGACCACAGCTCTGGATCAG GGGGCATCACAGAGGAGCAGTACCACAGTCACCAACAACAGCTGGTCCAGATGCAGAAGCAAcagctggagcagctgcagctgcagaacaaCACAACTTCAAACAGACTCAACGCGCTGCACAGAGCACAG TCCCTCCGGCCCGGTGAGTCCAGCTCAAAGACTCTGGACTCTGCCAGTGCTCAGTTTGCAGCGTCGGCTGTGATCagcgctcctcctcctcctcctcctcctcctcctcatggtCACAGTGAGATCAAACCCTTCAGGACCAGTGTGAATGGAGTCCATCCTTCAG gtccCTCCAGGCCTCCGTactcctcctctgtcagcagGATGGGGCTTTCAGCTCGGGGGTcgttgtcctcctcctcctcccctcagtCCCTCCCCAACCAGAGGAGCCAGGTGGGGGCCGTCTCCCCCGCCCACCCCCGCCGCTCGACCCTCCGCCCCCCCAACGTCTGCCTTAAAGCTCGCCACCGTCGCCGCCAGCCTCGACCGCGTGCCCAAAGTCTCCACCGCCAGGTAAACACCCACCTGTCCAG AGCGCCACCTGGAGGCCCATCGGCTCCGAGCCAGTGGAGACAGAGTTTAGTGTTGATGAGACTGACGTCCAACACTAGTTGTTGTGACTGA
- the epc2 gene encoding enhancer of polycomb homolog 2 isoform X5 gives MSKLSFRARALDAAKPLPVYRNKDLPDLTDCVSINRAVPQMPTGMEKEEELEHHLQRAISAQQVFREKKENMVIPVPEAESNTTYYDRLYKGEVKVPKQLIHIQPLGLDLEQPDYDMDSEDETLLNRLNRKMEIRPLQFETMVDRLEKASTHQLVSLSEAKLLLNEDDYLLKSVYDYWVRKRKNCRGPSLIPHIKQEKRDGSTNNDAYVAFRRRTEKMQTRKNRKNDEASYEKMLRLRREFSRTVTILEMIKRREKSKRELLHLTLEVVEKRYQMGDFSGDVLREVSLPLVEKPVYSTSTSLSNGIRHKADVKVKMQKKSELLRDELPLDLLRPKKKNIRRDRLYPPQRRPGRPPGPYTVNQADIKQYDFHSSGEDECPPPPLSPPSSPDEENNPDGVFVFRRKAGCQYLSPRTEQTGGDDRAELLPLCLRHSLTELSRPPHWTGLSRRRMGRGGRIILDRASSGLDPVLKQLDCLAHPVFRTRTGICVHRDHLATLDRKPHLTSGTSLPSLTEVLNSIQNLRRFCFRPRQVQEQREGGRGFTLDHSRLTCRLSPDHSSGSAGGITEEQYHSHQQQLVQMQKQQLEQLQLQNNTTSNRLNALHRAQSLRPGESSSKTLDSASAQFAASAVISAPPPPPPPPPHGHSEIKPFRTSVNGVHPSGPSRPPYSSSVSRMGLSARGSLSSSSSPQSLPNQRSQVGAVSPAHPRRSTLRPPNVCLKARHRRRQPRPRAQSLHRQRRQRAGETSERTV, from the exons aggtgttcagggagaagaaggagaacaTGGTGATCCCCGTCCCTGAGGCGGAGAGTAACACCACCTACTACGACCGCCTGTACAAAGGAGAGGTCAAAGTTCCCAAACAGCTCATACACATACAGC CTCTGGGTCTGGACCTGGAGCAGCCAGACTACGACATGGACTCAGAGGACGAGACGCTGCtcaacagactgaacagaaagatGGAGATCAGACCTCTGCAGTTTGAGACCATGGTGGACCGACTGGAGAAGGCCAGCACGCACCAG CTCGTGTCCCTGTCGGAGGCGAAGCTGCTGCTGAACGAGGATGACTACCTGCTGAAGTCTGTGTACGATTACtgggtgaggaagaggaagaactgTCGGGGTCCGTCTCTGATCCCTCACATCAAACAGGAGAAGAGAGACGGATCCACCAACAACGACGCCTACGTGGCCTTCAGACGCAGGACCGAGAAGATGCAGACCAGGAAG aaCCGTAAGAACGATGAGGCGTCGTACGAGAAGATGCTGAGGCTGAGGAGAGAGTTCAGTCGGACCGTCACCATCCTGGAGATGatcaagaggagagagaagtcCAAGAGAGAGCTGCTGCACCTCACcctggaggtggtggagaagag GTATCAGATGGGAGACTTCAGCGGAGACGTCCTGAGAGAGGTCTCACTCCCTCTGGTGGAGAAACCTGTGTACAGCACCTCCACCTCCCTGAGCAATGGGATCAGACACAAAGCTGACGTCAAGGTCAAG atgCAGAAGAAGTCGGAGTTGCTCAGAGACGAGCTTCCCCTCGACCTGCTCAgaccaaagaagaagaacatcAGACGGGACAGGTTGTATCCTCCTCAGAGACGTCCTGGCCGCCCCCCCGGTCCCTACACCGTCAACCAGGCCGACATCAAACAGTACGACTTCCACAGCTCCGGAGAGGACGAGTGTCCGCCGCCACCACTG TCTCCCCCGTCGTCGCCTGATGAGGAGAACAATCCTGACGGAGTGTTTGTCTTCAGGAGGAAAGCTGGATGTCAAtatctgtct CCTCGTACGGAGCAGACGGGTGGAGACGACCGCGCGGAgcttctccctctgtgtctgcgTCACTCTCTGACTGAACTGTCTCGACCTCCTCACTGGACGGGACTGAGCCGCCGCAGGATGGGACGAGGAGGACG GATCATCCTGGACCGAGCCTCCTCAGGTCTGGATCCGGTCCTGAAGCAGCTGGACTGTTTAGCACACCCAGTCTTCAGGACCAGAACCGGTATCTGTGTCCACCGGGACCACTTGGCGACCCTGGACCGGAAACCCCACCTGACCTCAGGAACCAGCCTTCCCTCCCTGACGGAAGTCCTGAACAGTATCCAGAACCTGAGGAGATTCTGCTTCAGACCCAGACAGGTccaggagcagagggaggggggcagaggGTTCACACTGGACCACAGCAGACTCACCTGTCGCCTGTCACCTGACCACAGCTCTGGATCAG cAGGGGGCATCACAGAGGAGCAGTACCACAGTCACCAACAACAGCTGGTCCAGATGCAGAAGCAAcagctggagcagctgcagctgcagaacaaCACAACTTCAAACAGACTCAACGCGCTGCACAGAGCACAG TCCCTCCGGCCCGGTGAGTCCAGCTCAAAGACTCTGGACTCTGCCAGTGCTCAGTTTGCAGCGTCGGCTGTGATCagcgctcctcctcctcctcctcctcctcctcctcatggtCACAGTGAGATCAAACCCTTCAGGACCAGTGTGAATGGAGTCCATCCTTCAG gtccCTCCAGGCCTCCGTactcctcctctgtcagcagGATGGGGCTTTCAGCTCGGGGGTcgttgtcctcctcctcctcccctcagtCCCTCCCCAACCAGAGGAGCCAGGTGGGGGCCGTCTCCCCCGCCCACCCCCGCCGCTCGACCCTCCGCCCCCCCAACGTCTGCCTTAAAGCTCGCCACCGTCGCCGCCAGCCTCGACCGCGTGCCCAAAGTCTCCACCGCCAG AGACGCCAACGAGCCGGAGAGACGTCTGAACGGACTGTCTGA
- the epc2 gene encoding enhancer of polycomb homolog 2 isoform X4, giving the protein MSKLSFRARALDAAKPLPVYRNKDLPDLTDCVSINRAVPQMPTGMEKEEELEHHLQRAISAQQVFREKKENMVIPVPEAESNTTYYDRLYKGEVKVPKQLIHIQPLGLDLEQPDYDMDSEDETLLNRLNRKMEIRPLQFETMVDRLEKASTHQLVSLSEAKLLLNEDDYLLKSVYDYWVRKRKNCRGPSLIPHIKQEKRDGSTNNDAYVAFRRRTEKMQTRKNRKNDEASYEKMLRLRREFSRTVTILEMIKRREKSKRELLHLTLEVVEKRYQMGDFSGDVLREVSLPLVEKPVYSTSTSLSNGIRHKADVKVKMQKKSELLRDELPLDLLRPKKKNIRRDRLYPPQRRPGRPPGPYTVNQADIKQYDFHSSGEDECPPPPLSPPSSPDEENNPDGVFVFRRKAGCQYLSPRTEQTGGDDRAELLPLCLRHSLTELSRPPHWTGLSRRRMGRGGRIILDRASSGLDPVLKQLDCLAHPVFRTRTGICVHRDHLATLDRKPHLTSGTSLPSLTEVLNSIQNLRRFCFRPRQVQEQREGGRGFTLDHSRLTCRLSPDHSSGSAGGITEEQYHSHQQQLVQMQKQQLEQLQLQNNTTSNRLNALHRAQSLRPGESSSKTLDSASAQFAASAVISAPPPPPPPPPHGHSEIKPFRTSVNGVHPSGPSRPPYSSSVSRMGLSARGSLSSSSSPQSLPNQRSQVGAVSPAHPRRSTLRPPNVCLKARHRRRQPRPRAQSLHRQSATWRPIGSEPVETEFSVDETDVQH; this is encoded by the exons aggtgttcagggagaagaaggagaacaTGGTGATCCCCGTCCCTGAGGCGGAGAGTAACACCACCTACTACGACCGCCTGTACAAAGGAGAGGTCAAAGTTCCCAAACAGCTCATACACATACAGC CTCTGGGTCTGGACCTGGAGCAGCCAGACTACGACATGGACTCAGAGGACGAGACGCTGCtcaacagactgaacagaaagatGGAGATCAGACCTCTGCAGTTTGAGACCATGGTGGACCGACTGGAGAAGGCCAGCACGCACCAG CTCGTGTCCCTGTCGGAGGCGAAGCTGCTGCTGAACGAGGATGACTACCTGCTGAAGTCTGTGTACGATTACtgggtgaggaagaggaagaactgTCGGGGTCCGTCTCTGATCCCTCACATCAAACAGGAGAAGAGAGACGGATCCACCAACAACGACGCCTACGTGGCCTTCAGACGCAGGACCGAGAAGATGCAGACCAGGAAG aaCCGTAAGAACGATGAGGCGTCGTACGAGAAGATGCTGAGGCTGAGGAGAGAGTTCAGTCGGACCGTCACCATCCTGGAGATGatcaagaggagagagaagtcCAAGAGAGAGCTGCTGCACCTCACcctggaggtggtggagaagag GTATCAGATGGGAGACTTCAGCGGAGACGTCCTGAGAGAGGTCTCACTCCCTCTGGTGGAGAAACCTGTGTACAGCACCTCCACCTCCCTGAGCAATGGGATCAGACACAAAGCTGACGTCAAGGTCAAG atgCAGAAGAAGTCGGAGTTGCTCAGAGACGAGCTTCCCCTCGACCTGCTCAgaccaaagaagaagaacatcAGACGGGACAGGTTGTATCCTCCTCAGAGACGTCCTGGCCGCCCCCCCGGTCCCTACACCGTCAACCAGGCCGACATCAAACAGTACGACTTCCACAGCTCCGGAGAGGACGAGTGTCCGCCGCCACCACTG TCTCCCCCGTCGTCGCCTGATGAGGAGAACAATCCTGACGGAGTGTTTGTCTTCAGGAGGAAAGCTGGATGTCAAtatctgtct CCTCGTACGGAGCAGACGGGTGGAGACGACCGCGCGGAgcttctccctctgtgtctgcgTCACTCTCTGACTGAACTGTCTCGACCTCCTCACTGGACGGGACTGAGCCGCCGCAGGATGGGACGAGGAGGACG GATCATCCTGGACCGAGCCTCCTCAGGTCTGGATCCGGTCCTGAAGCAGCTGGACTGTTTAGCACACCCAGTCTTCAGGACCAGAACCGGTATCTGTGTCCACCGGGACCACTTGGCGACCCTGGACCGGAAACCCCACCTGACCTCAGGAACCAGCCTTCCCTCCCTGACGGAAGTCCTGAACAGTATCCAGAACCTGAGGAGATTCTGCTTCAGACCCAGACAGGTccaggagcagagggaggggggcagaggGTTCACACTGGACCACAGCAGACTCACCTGTCGCCTGTCACCTGACCACAGCTCTGGATCAG cAGGGGGCATCACAGAGGAGCAGTACCACAGTCACCAACAACAGCTGGTCCAGATGCAGAAGCAAcagctggagcagctgcagctgcagaacaaCACAACTTCAAACAGACTCAACGCGCTGCACAGAGCACAG TCCCTCCGGCCCGGTGAGTCCAGCTCAAAGACTCTGGACTCTGCCAGTGCTCAGTTTGCAGCGTCGGCTGTGATCagcgctcctcctcctcctcctcctcctcctcctcatggtCACAGTGAGATCAAACCCTTCAGGACCAGTGTGAATGGAGTCCATCCTTCAG gtccCTCCAGGCCTCCGTactcctcctctgtcagcagGATGGGGCTTTCAGCTCGGGGGTcgttgtcctcctcctcctcccctcagtCCCTCCCCAACCAGAGGAGCCAGGTGGGGGCCGTCTCCCCCGCCCACCCCCGCCGCTCGACCCTCCGCCCCCCCAACGTCTGCCTTAAAGCTCGCCACCGTCGCCGCCAGCCTCGACCGCGTGCCCAAAGTCTCCACCGCCAG AGCGCCACCTGGAGGCCCATCGGCTCCGAGCCAGTGGAGACAGAGTTTAGTGTTGATGAGACTGACGTCCAACACTAG